One region of Polaribacter pectinis genomic DNA includes:
- a CDS encoding thiamine phosphate synthase, whose amino-acid sequence MIPKLHYIAEGNSSEEIIENIQKACSSGIELVRLSLENVFKSKSLALAKKAREITSYFQTRLIIEDNYKIAKDVKADGVHFTKLNADFTKARIHLYNWQIIGATANTLQESEILVDNNIDYITLSPFRNSKLDQDIKTLGLNGFSLITEALKTETPILGEGEITVEDIPSILKTGISGVAISEAISANFDSIKEFHQLLKASSIDEKRHTF is encoded by the coding sequence ATGATTCCTAAATTACATTATATTGCTGAAGGAAATTCTTCAGAAGAAATTATAGAAAACATACAAAAAGCTTGTAGTTCTGGTATTGAGCTTGTGAGATTGTCTTTAGAAAATGTATTTAAAAGTAAATCTTTAGCATTAGCAAAAAAAGCGAGAGAAATTACTTCTTATTTTCAAACAAGATTAATTATAGAAGATAATTATAAAATAGCGAAAGATGTAAAAGCAGATGGCGTTCATTTTACCAAATTAAATGCTGACTTTACAAAGGCGAGAATTCATTTATATAATTGGCAAATTATTGGCGCAACTGCAAATACTTTACAAGAAAGTGAAATTTTAGTTGATAATAATATTGATTATATCACTTTAAGTCCTTTTAGAAATTCAAAATTAGATCAAGATATTAAAACATTAGGTTTAAATGGATTTTCCTTAATTACTGAAGCTTTAAAAACGGAAACTCCTATTCTTGGTGAAGGAGAAATTACTGTTGAAGATATTCCTTCAATTTTAAAAACGGGAATTTCTGGCGTTGCAATTTCTGAAGCAATTTCTGCAAACTTCGATAGTATTAAAGAATTTCATCAGTTGTTAAAGGCTTCTTCTATTGATGAGAAACGTCATACTTTTTAG
- a CDS encoding patatin-like phospholipase family protein: MLKHYIILLTFLISFSAFLAQEKKPKIALVLSGGGAKGVAHIPLLQKMDSLGIVPDLIVGNSMGSIVGGLYAMGYSGNEIADLAKNIDWNNLIGGSLSLDNVSNEEKSEFNQYLISASIVKGKVKVSPFILSDQNLRNFLTSITNPVYNISDFDKLPIPFRAIATDIVAGKEVILDSGSLALAMRSSMSIPGIFSAVPYKNTLLIDGGVLNNFPVDVAKRMGADFIIGSDVGNGMLPKEKLDNLQSLLFQSGMIASNIKNPANRKLCDILLSHGANITHGTGDFGQTANIYEQGKIALAKQLSHLVEISKELKKFEQRTRNLPKEKDVITIDTIVYKGISKDHLNLIKARTNLKKGGKYTKIDIAKGINTAMGTALFQQIAYGLNDKDGKTTLFLNTSEISTHQIKGAVHYNNELGAGLILNYTGRNLLGKSSRSLITIDLAKNPKIRLQHQNIFGKNKNWWMRSELYANNYSQGIYTAGFRTENYKYRFQQVKSELNRNLSSLKTYVGAGIEYENTTLKPEVPIEVSSEEGADINRYQYQNYLATLRFHYNTINKQYFATKGTSVAVNYKRSFHNTLNIDVFSFDSPEDIKLDGSLANYHKLSIAASNRFAISPKSTLITGITSGFIFEDSVKENELSFTDYKVGPSYFLGGNASIARGGSFIVPGLKDGEVLASQFIKADISLQYAVQKKLFITPHLDLVVFGDNSFSNYLKNFTKTSSNWNDIEQTGLIISSGLTASYNSILGPISIDASFVNDINQMRFFVGVGYSFVGF; the protein is encoded by the coding sequence ATGCTTAAACATTACATAATACTACTTACTTTTCTAATCTCCTTTTCTGCTTTCTTGGCGCAAGAAAAAAAACCAAAAATAGCATTGGTATTAAGTGGTGGTGGTGCAAAAGGAGTTGCACATATTCCATTATTACAAAAAATGGATTCCCTTGGTATTGTACCCGATTTAATTGTGGGGAATAGTATGGGAAGTATTGTTGGCGGTTTGTATGCCATGGGGTATTCTGGAAATGAAATAGCCGATTTGGCTAAAAATATAGATTGGAATAACTTAATAGGCGGAAGCCTTTCTTTAGATAATGTAAGTAACGAAGAAAAAAGTGAGTTCAATCAATATTTAATAAGCGCTTCAATTGTAAAAGGAAAAGTAAAGGTTAGTCCGTTTATTTTAAGCGACCAAAACTTAAGAAACTTTTTAACCTCTATTACCAACCCTGTATATAATATTTCAGATTTTGATAAACTTCCGATTCCTTTTCGTGCCATTGCAACAGATATTGTTGCCGGAAAAGAAGTAATTTTAGATAGTGGTTCTTTGGCTTTAGCCATGCGTTCTAGCATGTCTATACCAGGTATATTTTCTGCTGTACCATATAAAAACACCCTGTTGATTGATGGTGGTGTGCTTAATAATTTTCCTGTAGATGTTGCCAAAAGAATGGGGGCAGATTTTATTATTGGAAGTGATGTTGGTAATGGAATGTTGCCTAAAGAAAAATTAGATAATTTGCAATCTTTATTATTTCAATCGGGAATGATTGCCAGCAATATTAAAAACCCAGCAAATAGAAAATTGTGTGATATTTTATTGAGTCACGGAGCCAATATTACTCATGGCACTGGTGATTTTGGGCAAACAGCAAATATTTACGAACAAGGTAAAATTGCCTTAGCAAAACAGCTTTCTCATTTAGTTGAAATTTCTAAAGAATTAAAAAAATTCGAACAACGAACAAGAAACTTACCTAAAGAAAAAGATGTTATTACTATAGATACTATTGTTTACAAGGGTATTTCTAAAGATCATTTAAACCTTATAAAAGCCCGTACGAATCTTAAAAAAGGGGGAAAATATACCAAAATAGACATTGCCAAAGGTATTAATACAGCCATGGGAACAGCCTTATTTCAGCAAATTGCTTATGGTCTTAATGATAAAGATGGTAAAACGACGCTGTTTTTAAATACATCAGAAATTTCTACACACCAAATTAAAGGAGCTGTGCATTATAATAATGAATTGGGTGCAGGATTGATTTTAAATTATACCGGAAGAAATTTATTAGGGAAATCTTCTCGCTCATTGATTACCATAGATTTGGCAAAGAACCCTAAAATAAGATTGCAACACCAAAATATCTTTGGTAAAAATAAAAATTGGTGGATGCGCTCTGAATTGTATGCAAACAATTACAGTCAAGGTATATATACTGCTGGTTTTAGAACAGAAAATTATAAATATAGATTTCAGCAAGTAAAAAGTGAGCTAAACCGAAATTTAAGTTCTTTAAAAACCTATGTAGGCGCAGGAATTGAATATGAAAATACAACTTTAAAACCAGAAGTACCTATTGAGGTATCATCTGAAGAAGGTGCAGATATTAATAGATATCAATATCAGAATTATTTAGCCACTTTAAGGTTTCATTACAATACCATTAACAAGCAATATTTTGCTACCAAAGGAACTTCTGTAGCTGTAAATTATAAACGTTCTTTTCATAATACATTAAATATTGATGTTTTTTCGTTTGATAGTCCAGAGGATATTAAGTTAGATGGCTCTCTTGCCAACTATCATAAACTCTCTATTGCAGCCTCTAATAGATTTGCCATTTCACCAAAATCTACTCTAATTACAGGAATTACAAGCGGTTTTATTTTTGAAGATTCCGTAAAAGAAAATGAGCTTTCTTTTACCGATTATAAGGTTGGTCCTTCTTATTTTTTAGGTGGAAATGCCTCCATTGCAAGAGGTGGTAGTTTTATAGTGCCTGGTTTAAAAGATGGCGAAGTTTTAGCGAGTCAGTTTATAAAAGCTGATATTTCTTTACAATATGCAGTACAAAAGAAATTGTTTATAACACCGCATCTAGATTTAGTAGTTTTTGGAGATAATTCTTTTTCTAACTATCTGAAAAATTTTACCAAAACCAGTTCTAATTGGAACGATATAGAACAAACAGGCCTTATTATTTCTAGCGGACTTACGGCATCTTACAACTCTATTTTAGGGCCAATTAGTATAGACGCATCTTTTGTAAATGACATTAATCAAATGCGTTTTTTCGTTGGTGTAGGTTATAGTTTTGTGGGGTTTTAA
- a CDS encoding Crp/Fnr family transcriptional regulator, whose protein sequence is MEQIKAYLKQIAEISNEDWDFFNSKLERRIIPKKNVFLKLHELENHISFIETGVVRLYIPKEDPDKEITFGFSFKNQFISAYDSFLTQQPSVYELQALTETTLLSINYNDLQEVYNKTQIGNLIGRLTAERLFLLKSKREQYLLNLTAEERYLKLFKERPELIKVIPLKYISSYIGVTAQALSRIRKRLL, encoded by the coding sequence TTGGAACAAATAAAAGCCTATTTAAAACAAATTGCAGAAATCTCTAATGAGGATTGGGACTTTTTTAATTCCAAATTAGAAAGACGAATAATTCCTAAAAAAAATGTTTTTCTAAAACTACACGAATTAGAAAATCATATTTCCTTTATAGAAACTGGTGTTGTTCGTCTGTATATTCCTAAAGAAGATCCAGACAAAGAAATAACTTTTGGGTTTAGTTTTAAGAATCAATTTATTAGTGCTTATGATTCTTTTCTAACGCAACAACCTTCTGTTTATGAACTTCAAGCATTAACAGAAACTACACTTTTAAGTATTAATTATAACGATTTGCAAGAGGTTTACAACAAAACACAAATAGGAAATTTAATAGGAAGATTAACTGCAGAACGCCTTTTTCTACTAAAATCTAAAAGAGAACAATATTTACTAAATCTTACTGCAGAAGAACGTTATTTAAAGCTTTTTAAAGAACGACCAGAATTAATAAAGGTAATTCCATTAAAATACATTAGTTCTTACATTGGAGTTACAGCGCAAGCTTTAAGCAGAATCAGAAAACGATTATTATAA
- a CDS encoding NAD(P)H-dependent oxidoreductase, producing MELLDKLNWRYAAKAMNGKKVAEDKIERILEAARLAPTSSGLQPFEIFVIKNQEIKEKIKPVAWNQSVITDCSHLLVFAAWDNYTEDRINYMFDLTNEIRGFKNEGWENYRQMLLNAYPQKDAEENFNHAAKQAYIAFSHAIIAAAYEGVDATPLEGFDPVAVDEILGLREKGLRSAVLLPIGYRKEDEDWLVNLVKVRKPMEDLVTEIQ from the coding sequence ATGGAATTATTAGATAAATTAAATTGGAGATACGCTGCAAAAGCCATGAATGGTAAAAAAGTAGCAGAAGATAAAATTGAACGCATATTAGAAGCTGCACGTTTGGCGCCAACTTCAAGTGGTTTACAACCTTTTGAAATTTTTGTTATAAAGAATCAAGAAATTAAAGAAAAAATTAAACCAGTAGCTTGGAATCAATCTGTAATTACAGACTGTTCTCACCTTTTAGTGTTTGCTGCTTGGGATAATTATACAGAAGATCGAATTAATTATATGTTCGATTTAACAAATGAAATTCGTGGTTTTAAAAACGAAGGTTGGGAAAACTATCGTCAAATGTTATTAAACGCTTATCCACAGAAAGATGCAGAAGAAAACTTTAATCATGCTGCAAAACAAGCATATATCGCTTTTTCTCACGCAATTATTGCGGCAGCTTACGAAGGTGTAGATGCAACTCCATTAGAAGGTTTTGATCCAGTTGCTGTTGATGAAATTTTAGGATTACGTGAAAAAGGATTAAGAAGTGCTGTTCTTTTACCAATAGGTTATAGAAAAGAAGACGAAGATTGGTTGGTTAATTTAGTAAAAGTTAGAAAACCTATGGAAGATCTAGTAACTGAAATACAATAA
- a CDS encoding DEAD/DEAH box helicase, producing the protein MPFKKLHSHIKEVLEQQEITTPTPFQKASIPTIKSGANVFCTAEENSGKTTTLILTTLNKLKCEEVGTAPRAIVLVADNDKALELYDLFITYTRRSSLRVYVANEREHIDLLKSEIFEGVDVLISTPKTMHKLMLLEGVNTTQVKILSIDDAEFLTQKTNSADVISITQSIHKCQFVMYCEKMNPNLKRFEDYFMLHARKVSV; encoded by the coding sequence ATGCCTTTTAAAAAATTACATTCTCACATAAAAGAAGTACTAGAACAGCAAGAAATAACAACACCTACTCCATTTCAGAAAGCGAGTATTCCTACCATTAAAAGTGGTGCTAATGTTTTTTGTACAGCTGAAGAAAATAGTGGTAAAACAACTACTTTAATACTTACAACATTAAATAAATTGAAATGTGAAGAAGTTGGCACAGCACCAAGAGCCATTGTTTTAGTAGCCGATAATGACAAAGCGTTAGAATTATACGATCTTTTTATAACCTACACTAGACGTAGTTCTTTAAGAGTATATGTTGCCAATGAAAGAGAACATATTGATTTATTAAAGTCAGAAATTTTTGAAGGTGTAGATGTATTAATTTCCACGCCAAAAACGATGCACAAATTGATGTTATTAGAAGGTGTAAACACAACACAAGTCAAAATTTTGAGTATTGATGATGCAGAATTTTTGACTCAAAAAACGAATTCTGCAGATGTAATTTCTATAACGCAAAGCATTCATAAATGTCAGTTTGTAATGTATTGCGAGAAAATGAATCCGAATTTAAAACGTTTCGAAGACTATTTTATGCTTCATGCTAGAAAAGTTTCGGTTTAA
- a CDS encoding EamA family transporter, with translation MWMYLGLLAALFLGLHNLCKKHAVQGNEVFPVLLGTLLSGFLLFIPFFIGSVYNPTYFKEIGFYITDLPWQTHGFIFIKSMIMAASWILAYAALKHLPLTIVTPIRSAGPFFTFIGAILIYNEQPNSFQWIGFFLIIFSVLLYSRIGKKEGIIFKKNKWIFAIIGATFLGASSGLYDKFLIQNLTLNPQTLQFWFCFYTILILLVILSITWFPYAEKRKAFKFRWTIIAVGILLQTADYFYFKALQDPDALIMLLSAIKRSQILIAVVVGGLIFKEKNKRKKLVPLFGIMLGVFLILYS, from the coding sequence ATGTGGATGTATTTAGGCTTATTAGCCGCACTTTTTCTAGGATTACACAATTTATGTAAAAAACACGCTGTACAAGGAAACGAAGTTTTCCCTGTACTTTTAGGAACCTTGCTTTCTGGTTTTTTATTATTTATTCCTTTTTTTATTGGTTCTGTTTACAATCCAACATATTTTAAAGAAATTGGTTTTTATATAACTGATCTTCCTTGGCAAACACATGGTTTTATTTTTATAAAATCGATGATAATGGCTGCTTCTTGGATTTTAGCATATGCAGCTTTAAAACACTTACCACTAACAATTGTTACTCCAATTCGTTCTGCGGGTCCGTTTTTCACGTTTATTGGAGCTATTTTAATTTACAACGAACAACCAAACTCTTTTCAATGGATTGGTTTCTTCCTTATTATTTTTTCAGTTCTACTCTACTCTAGAATCGGGAAAAAAGAAGGAATTATTTTCAAGAAAAACAAATGGATATTCGCCATTATTGGAGCTACTTTTTTAGGAGCTTCCAGTGGTTTGTATGATAAATTTTTAATTCAGAATTTAACTTTGAATCCGCAAACATTACAATTCTGGTTTTGTTTTTATACTATTTTGATTTTACTGGTTATTCTTTCAATAACTTGGTTTCCTTATGCTGAAAAACGAAAAGCATTCAAATTTCGGTGGACAATTATTGCTGTTGGTATTTTATTACAAACTGCAGATTACTTCTATTTTAAAGCCTTACAAGATCCTGATGCGTTGATTATGCTATTGTCTGCAATTAAAAGAAGTCAGATTTTAATAGCAGTTGTTGTTGGTGGTTTAATTTTTAAAGAGAAGAACAAACGTAAAAAGTTGGTTCCTTTATTTGGAATTATGCTAGGTGTATTTTTGATTTTGTATTCATAA
- a CDS encoding DEAD/DEAH box helicase, with protein MANNKKDQQDILDKLNIKELNPMQIEATAVIQKTDNTILLSPTGTGKTLAFLLPVIKNLDPENPDIQVLILVPSRELAIQIEQVVRGMGSGYKVNAVYGGRPMSKDKIELKHVPAILIGTPGRISDHFANERFSRDSIKTLVLDEFDKSLEVGFEYEMRQIIRDLPALSKRILTSATQGVTIPDFVGLEEPRTINYLKGKKVSKLEIKTVISPAKNKLNTLLHLLNHLGNQQGIIFCNLKDSINNVSTFLESKNIRHGCFSGGMEQKDRERSLIKFSNGTNQILIATDLAARGIDVPEMNYIIHYELPQALEEFTHRNGRTARVSAEGTAYVIKWKDQLLPEFIKDADVVDISKQAERKAPYWETVFISGGRKDKISKGDIAGLFIKQGKLTRDQLGDIDLKQDCAFVAVPLTLAEGLVEKLNNSRLKKKKVRMYTV; from the coding sequence ATGGCAAATAATAAAAAAGACCAACAAGATATTTTAGATAAATTGAATATTAAAGAGTTGAATCCTATGCAAATAGAGGCGACTGCTGTTATTCAAAAGACAGATAATACCATTTTGCTTTCCCCAACAGGAACAGGAAAAACATTGGCTTTTTTATTACCAGTTATCAAAAATTTAGATCCTGAAAACCCGGATATTCAAGTGCTTATTTTAGTGCCTTCAAGAGAATTAGCCATCCAAATTGAACAAGTTGTTCGTGGAATGGGTTCTGGTTACAAAGTAAATGCTGTTTATGGTGGAAGACCAATGTCTAAAGATAAAATAGAACTGAAACATGTACCTGCCATTTTAATTGGAACTCCAGGTAGAATTTCCGATCATTTTGCGAACGAACGTTTTTCAAGAGATAGTATTAAAACGTTGGTTTTAGATGAGTTTGATAAGTCTTTAGAAGTCGGTTTTGAGTATGAAATGAGACAAATTATTAGAGATTTACCTGCTTTAAGTAAACGTATTTTAACTTCTGCTACACAAGGAGTTACGATTCCAGATTTTGTTGGTTTGGAAGAACCAAGAACTATTAATTATTTAAAAGGAAAAAAGGTTTCTAAATTAGAAATTAAAACCGTTATTTCTCCTGCTAAAAATAAACTAAATACACTGTTACACTTGTTGAATCATTTAGGAAATCAGCAAGGAATTATCTTTTGTAATTTAAAAGATAGCATAAATAATGTGAGTACTTTTTTAGAAAGTAAAAACATTAGACATGGTTGTTTTAGTGGTGGAATGGAACAAAAAGACAGAGAACGTTCTTTGATAAAATTCAGTAATGGAACCAACCAAATTTTAATTGCGACAGATTTGGCTGCAAGAGGAATTGATGTTCCAGAAATGAATTACATTATTCATTATGAATTACCACAAGCTTTAGAGGAGTTTACACACAGAAACGGACGTACAGCAAGAGTTTCTGCAGAAGGAACTGCGTATGTTATTAAGTGGAAAGATCAACTTTTACCAGAATTTATAAAAGATGCTGATGTTGTAGATATTTCGAAACAAGCAGAAAGAAAAGCGCCTTATTGGGAAACTGTCTTTATTTCTGGTGGAAGAAAAGATAAAATTTCTAAAGGAGATATTGCAGGTTTATTCATTAAACAAGGGAAATTAACAAGAGATCAATTAGGAGACATCGATTTAAAGCAAGATTGTGCTTTTGTGGCAGTTCCTTTGACTTTAGCTGAAGGTTTGGTTGAAAAATTGAACAATTCTCGTTTAAAAAAGAAGAAAGTTAGAATGTATACTGTTTAA
- a CDS encoding type 1 glutamine amidotransferase domain-containing protein, with protein MKILFVLTSHDTLGDTGKKTGFWIEEFAAPYYTLLDKGVEITLATPKGGKAPVDPSSDTEDTATEDTKRFKSDTKAQELINNTNKIADMNPADFDAVFYPGGHGPLWDLANDEHSITLIETFNKLEKPISFVCHAPAALKSVKGKDGEPIVKGKKVTGFTNSEEKGVDLVDVVPFLVEDMLKANGGNYSKGDDWTEHVVTDELLITGQNPASSKLVAETLLNVLNK; from the coding sequence ATGAAAATATTATTCGTTTTAACATCACATGATACATTAGGAGATACTGGAAAAAAAACAGGATTTTGGATTGAAGAATTCGCAGCTCCTTATTATACATTATTAGATAAAGGTGTAGAAATTACTTTAGCGACTCCAAAAGGTGGAAAAGCACCAGTTGACCCAAGTAGCGATACTGAAGACACTGCTACAGAAGACACAAAACGTTTTAAAAGTGATACAAAAGCACAAGAATTAATTAACAATACCAACAAAATTGCAGATATGAATCCTGCAGATTTTGATGCTGTTTTTTATCCTGGTGGTCATGGTCCTTTATGGGATTTAGCAAATGACGAACATTCAATTACCTTAATTGAAACTTTTAATAAATTAGAAAAACCAATTTCTTTTGTTTGTCATGCTCCTGCTGCTTTAAAATCAGTAAAAGGAAAAGATGGAGAACCAATTGTAAAAGGAAAAAAAGTAACTGGTTTTACAAATTCTGAAGAAAAAGGTGTTGATTTGGTAGATGTTGTTCCATTTTTAGTGGAAGATATGCTAAAAGCAAATGGAGGAAATTATTCTAAAGGTGATGATTGGACTGAACATGTTGTAACTGACGAACTTTTAATTACTGGTCAAAATCCTGCTTCTTCTAAATTAGTTGCAGAAACATTATTAAATGTCTTAAATAAATAA
- a CDS encoding acyl-CoA desaturase, with product MTIIIFVLVLWYGGLFFQSFFLHRYAAHQVFTMSKTMERTTFILTWIFQGASYLSAYGYGIMHRMHHAYTDTEKDPHSPSHDDNLFAMMWKTKTIYQDINEQKIAVDARFTKNVPQWKSFDAFASSRFSRILWITFYILFFVAFATSWWQWLLLPITFLMAPIHGVIINWFGHIYGYVNFKMKNTSKNLFHFDFLMMGEGYHNNHHKYASSPNFGVKWHEIDMTYVIMKLLNFFGIIKLKAISK from the coding sequence ATGACAATAATCATTTTTGTTTTAGTGCTTTGGTATGGAGGTTTGTTTTTTCAATCTTTCTTTTTACACAGATATGCTGCTCACCAAGTTTTTACAATGTCTAAAACTATGGAGCGAACTACATTTATATTAACATGGATTTTTCAAGGAGCAAGTTATTTAAGTGCTTATGGGTATGGAATTATGCACAGAATGCATCATGCCTATACAGACACAGAAAAAGACCCTCACTCGCCTTCTCATGATGACAATTTATTTGCTATGATGTGGAAAACAAAAACCATTTATCAAGATATTAATGAACAAAAAATAGCTGTAGATGCACGTTTTACTAAAAATGTTCCTCAATGGAAAAGTTTTGATGCTTTTGCAAGTTCTCGTTTTTCAAGAATTCTTTGGATTACTTTTTACATCTTATTCTTTGTGGCTTTTGCAACTTCTTGGTGGCAATGGTTATTATTACCAATCACTTTTTTAATGGCGCCAATTCATGGTGTAATTATCAATTGGTTTGGTCATATTTATGGTTATGTTAACTTCAAAATGAAAAATACAAGTAAAAACCTTTTCCATTTCGATTTTTTAATGATGGGTGAAGGTTATCATAACAATCATCATAAATATGCAAGTAGTCCAAATTTTGGGGTAAAATGGCATGAAATTGATATGACTTATGTAATCATGAAATTGTTAAATTTCTTTGGGATTATTAAGTTAAAAGCAATTTCAAAGTAG
- a CDS encoding TetR/AcrR family transcriptional regulator — protein MAKLQKSIDKKNALVYATIELVNNNGFHATPMSKIAKMANVSPATIYLYFENKQDLVNQTYIEVKAAYTKFVFDTYDENMPIEEGFKMIWKRIADYKFNDCKNAMFLAQCDNTPMIDEVSRQEGIKHLQPLLDLWERGKKEGIIKPISNYILYAYAINPLSFLMISQKRGAIQIENKELEEAYIAAWNSIKVNK, from the coding sequence ATGGCAAAACTTCAAAAAAGTATCGATAAAAAAAATGCATTAGTATATGCAACTATAGAGTTGGTAAATAATAATGGGTTTCATGCTACACCAATGAGTAAGATTGCTAAAATGGCTAATGTTTCGCCTGCAACAATCTATTTATATTTTGAAAATAAACAAGATTTAGTAAATCAGACTTATATAGAAGTTAAAGCCGCATACACAAAATTTGTGTTTGATACCTATGATGAAAACATGCCAATTGAAGAAGGCTTTAAAATGATATGGAAACGCATTGCAGATTATAAATTTAATGATTGTAAGAACGCCATGTTTTTGGCACAATGTGATAATACCCCAATGATTGACGAAGTAAGCAGACAAGAAGGCATTAAACATTTACAGCCATTATTAGATCTTTGGGAACGTGGAAAAAAAGAAGGAATTATTAAACCTATTTCTAACTACATCCTTTATGCATACGCTATTAACCCATTATCATTTTTAATGATATCACAAAAACGTGGAGCAATACAAATAGAAAATAAAGAATTAGAAGAAGCATATATAGCTGCTTGGAATAGTATTAAAGTGAATAAATAA